The Candidatus Acidiferrales bacterium genome segment ACCAGCGAGGCGTCGGCATCCCCTTTCACGGTGAAGCACACGACCCCGACCTGCCGGGGGTCGCCGAGCACCAGTGTCGAACCAGGAACTGCATCGAGCACACTCCCGCGCCAGGCGTAGTCGCCTCTCTTGGCGGCGACTTTCTCCCAGATGCCCCAATGCCAACGGAAGGAAGCGCCCGGCTTCGGTTCGAGCTCGACGCGACCCAAAAGAATGCGGCTCAGTTCCGACGGTGATGTCAACGCCTGCCAGGCACGCGCGGGCGGGACGGCCACCGCCAACGATTCCCCCACCGGACCCATTTCCTTCTTCGCCATCCCACGTCCTTCGGATCGCAAGCCCACGGCGATTCTACAACGACGTGGAGTGGGCGCGAAGCGATTCCTGGCAAGCTGCTCCTACCGGTGATCGAACCATTCCCCTGAGCGACTTCAAACCTTATCGCTTGAGCTCACCGATCAAACTGCAAATCGCGTTTAAATCTTCCGCCCACGCGGAACTTCTTGCCATGCTCCCCGGAGTGGAGCGCACCGATGGCCACACGATTGTTTTCACGGCGCGCGACATGGTCGAGGCGGCAAAATTCCTCACTGTGGTGATGGACTACGGATCGTATCAGTAGCTTGTAGCGCGGGTGAATCCGTGCCGCTCGGCGGGATTGCACTGAGGGTTTTCACTCCCGGAAGAGGTCCGCGGGACGCCGCGGGCCGCGCCCAGCGAGCTGCAACCTGAGACAGTCGTGCGGGGATGCCTATATTATATAATGTCTAGGTCTGCCCTGAGAAAAGGAATCGGGGTGCGTGCTGCGCCCGCCGGAAGATGTCGTGAGCGAAAAACCGATCAGCCCGCTCAACGAGAAACGCTGGGTGGCCCTCACCTCAGTGGTGGCGGCGGTCTTCCTGACCACCTTCAAGGCGGTGGTCGGCGTGGCGACGGGGAGCCTGGGCATCTTGTCGGAAGCCGCTCACTCCGGCCTCGACCTCATCGCTGCCGTCATCACCTTTCTTTCCGTCAGCGTCTCCGACCGTCCTGCCGACGAGACCCACGCGTACGGTCACGGCAAGGTGGAAAACTTTTCAGCGTTCGTAGAAGCCCTTCTTCTTCTCTTTACCTGCGCATGGATTATCTTTGAGGCCCTCCGCCGGCTGTTCTTCACGCATCCCAACGTGGACCCGACCGTCTGGGCGTTTGCGGTGATGGTCCTTTCGATCGGGATCGATCTGGGGCGTTCGCGGGCGCTCTACCGGGTGGCGCGAAAATACCGGAGCGAAGCGCTGGAAGCGGACGCGCTCCACTTTTCCACCGACGTTTGGAGTTCCTCGGTCGTCATCCTCGGGCTGGCGGCAGTCTGGATGGGGCAGAGACTCAACGTTGCCTGGCTGCGATCGGCTGACCCGTTGGCGGCGTTGGGCGTGGCCGGGGTGGTGATCTATGTCAGTTCGCGGCTCGGCAAGCGGACACTGGACGCGCTGCTGGACGCCACGCCGGTCGCTTTGCGCAATCGCGTCGCTCAGGCGGTGGAAGCGGTGGAGGGCGTGCTCGCCTGCACGCGCATTCGGATGCGGC includes the following:
- a CDS encoding M55 family metallopeptidase; translation: MEWARSDSWQAAPTGDRTIPLSDFKPYRLSSPIKLQIAFKSSAHAELLAMLPGVERTDGHTIVFTARDMVEAAKFLTVVMDYGSYQ
- a CDS encoding cation-efflux pump, producing MSEKPISPLNEKRWVALTSVVAAVFLTTFKAVVGVATGSLGILSEAAHSGLDLIAAVITFLSVSVSDRPADETHAYGHGKVENFSAFVEALLLLFTCAWIIFEALRRLFFTHPNVDPTVWAFAVMVLSIGIDLGRSRALYRVARKYRSEALEADALHFSTDVWSSSVVILGLAAVWMGQRLNVAWLRSADPLAALGVAGVVIYVSSRLGKRTLDALLDATPVALRNRVAQAVEAVEGVLACTRIRMRRAGNRYFLDVTISVARTMPFERAHAVSEEVERRVEQMIGEADVVVHMEPRAGQSENIFEVIHAAAQRRRLNVHDLDVHQLNGQLLVDLHLEVPATLTLGEAHRVASELETEVRREVPAVSSINAHIETHCTEIQAGDEMRELSRAIQKTFHTLIPEFHEVRDCHEVTVRHVEDKILVSCHCTMDGSLPIGRVHDVTGELETRLKEAFPQVFRVTIHPEPPEES